In one window of Tursiops truncatus isolate mTurTru1 chromosome 5, mTurTru1.mat.Y, whole genome shotgun sequence DNA:
- the GPAT3 gene encoding glycerol-3-phosphate acyltransferase 3 isoform X2, translating to MVWVLGVIVRYCVLLPLRVTLAFVGISFLVIGTTLVGQLPESSLRNRLSELVHLTCCRICVRALSGTIHYHNKQYRPQKGGICVANHTSPIDVLILTTDGCYAMVGQVHGGLMGIIQRAMVKSCPHVWFERSEMKDRHLVTKRLREHIADKKKLPILIFPEGTCINNTSVMMFKKGSFEIGGTIYPVAIKYNPQFGDAFWNSSKYNMVSYLLRMMTSWAIVCDVWYMPPMTREEGEDAVQFANRVKSAIAIQGGLTELPWDGGLKRAKVKDTFKEEQQKNYSKMIVGNGSLNSELD from the exons ATGGTGTGGGTGCTGGGCGTCATAGTGCGCTACTGTGTCCTACTACCTCTGAG ggtTACCTTGGCTTTCGTTGGGATCAGTTTTTTGGTTATAGGAACTACCCTGGTTGGACAGCTGCCAGAAAGCAG tcTCAGAAACCGGCTGAGTGAACTGGTGCACCTGACTTGCTGCAGGATCTGTGTTCGTGCCCTCTCTGGTACCATTCATTACCATAACAA GCAGTACAGACCCCAGAAGGGAGGCATTTGTGTTGCCAACCATACTTCACCGATAGATGTTTTGATCTTGACAACGGATGGGTGCTATGCTATG GTTGGCCAGGTTCATGGTGGATTGATGGGAATTATTCAGAGAGCTATGGTCAAGTCTTGTCCACATGTCTGGTTTGAACGCTCAGAAATGAAGGACCGACACCTGGTTACTAAGAG ACTAAGAGAACATATTGCTGATAAGAAAAAATTACCCATATTAATCTTTCCTGAAG GAACTTGCATCAATAATACTTCAGTCATGATGTTTAAAAAGGGAAGCTTTGAAATTGGAGGAACCATATATCCAGTTGCCATTAAG tatAATCCTCAGTTTGGTGATGCATTTTGGAACAGTAGTAAATACAACATGGTGAGCTACCTGCTTCGAATGATGACCAGCTGGGCAATTGTCTGTGATGTGTGGTACATGCCCCCCATGACCAGAGAG GAAGGAGAAGATGCAGTCCAGTTTGCTAACCGGGTTAAGTCTGCTATTGCCATACAAGGAGGGTTGACTGAGCTTCCCTG GGATGGAGGACTGAAGAGAGCCAAGGTGAAGGACACCTTTAAGGAAGAGCAGCAGAAGAACTACAGCAAGATGATTGTGGGCAATGGATCTCTCAACTCAGAATTAGACTGA